CGCACGCCGATCAGGGCCGTGCTGCTCGACCGTCTTGGCCCGGTGGTCTGGGGCCCCGACGCCGCGTCCGCTCTCGCCGTCCTCGAAGAACTCGAGGAGACGGCGCGCCTCTGGCTCCTGACCGACCGTCGCCCCGAGCCGCTCCCCTCCCCCGCTCTCGACGAACTGAGGTCCGTGCTCGGCGCCTCTTGGTGACCGCGCACCGCACCGCGCGCAGCGCCGCACACCGCACCGCGCGCCCTCCGTCGGAGAATCCCCTGAGCCGCAGTAAGGATTCCGCATGCCCACGCCCACCGCGACGGCCGAGACCCCCGATCTCGCCCGTGAGAACGCCGTGTTCCGCAAGGTCGTTCTCCGTATCGTCCCCTTCCTGATCCTCTGTTACGTCTTCTCCTACCTGGACCGCGTCAACGTCGGCTTCGCGAAGCTGCAGATGTCCGAGGACCTCGGGCTGAGCGAGGCGGCGTACGGCCTCGGCGCCGGTCTGTTCTTCATCGGCTACTTCATCTTCGAGGTGCCCTCGAACCTGATGCTGCAGCGCGTGGGCGCGCGCACCTGGATCGCCCGGATCATGATCACGTGGGGGCTGGTCTCGGGCGCGTTCTCCTTCGTCACGAACGAGACGGCGTTCTACGTGCTCCGCTTCCTCCTGGGCGCGGCGGAGGCCGGCTTCTACCCGGGGGTGATCCTCTACTGCACCTACTGGTTCCCCTCCCACCGCCGGGCCCGCGTCATCGCGATGTTCATGTCGGCGATCCCCGTCGCGGGCATCTTCGGCAACCCGCTCTCCGGCTGGATCATGGACAGCTTCGACGGGGTCAGCGGATGGCACGGCTGGCAGTGGATGTTCATGCTGGAAGCGATTCCGGCGCTCCTCATCGGTGTCGCGACGGTGTTCTACCTCGACAATGGGGTGCGCAGCGCCACGTGGCTCTCCGAGGAGGAGAAGGACATCGTCGAGGCGGCGATCGCCAAGGACACCGCGCACCAGAAGCACGGCCGCGTGTGGGACGGCTTCCGCGACCCCAAGGTGTGGCTGATGTGCCTGATCTACTTCTGCTTCGTGATGGGTCAGTACGCCCTGACCTTCTGGATGCCCACCTTCGTCAAGTCCACCGGCATCGACGACAACTTGACGATCGGTGTGCTCAGCGCCGTGCCGTTCCTGGCCGCGCTGGTCGCGATGAACCTGTTCGGGCGCTCCGCGGACAAGCGCCGCGAGCGCCGCTGGCACCTGGTCGTCCCCAGCCTCATGGGCGCACTCGGCTTCTCCCTGGCCGCCGGCTGGAGCGGATCGACGGTGCTGTCCCTGATCGCCCTGTCCTTCGCGGCGGCCGGTGTGCTCACCTGTGCCCCGCTGTTCTGGTCGTTGCCCACCGCGTTCCTCGGCGGCACCGCGGCGGCGGCCGGGCTCGCCCTGATCAACTCGGTGGGCAACCTGGCCGGCTTCGTCAGCCCGTACATGATCGGCGGGCTCAAGGACGCCACCGGATCGACCTCCATACCGATGTACGTCCTCGCCCTGAGCCTGGTGATCGGCGCGGTCGCCGTGCTGACCACCAAGAAGGAAGTCGTCAACCGCTGACCGGGTCCGGTCACGGTCCCGGCCCCACCACAGGAGCAAGCATGCCGAGGTTCGCCGCGAACCTGTCCATGATGTACACCGAGCACGACTTCCCCGACCGCTTCGCCGCGGCGTCAGCGGACGGCTTCGAGGCCGTGGAGTACCTCTTCCCCTACGCGTACGACGCCGCCGAGCTGCGCCGCCGGCTCGATGACCACGGCCTTCGCCAGGTGCTTTTCAACGCGCCGCCCGGCGCCTGGGAGTCCGGGGAGCGGGGCATCGCCTCGCTCCCCGGCCGCGAGGGCGAGCTCCGCTCCGGGATCGAGCGGGCGCTGGAGTACGCCGCGGTGCTCGGCTGCGGCCAGGTGCACGTGATGGCCGGTCTCCTGCCGCAGCGGAGCACGCCCGATCAGCGGGCCGCGCACCGCGCCACCTACCTCGCCAACCTCGCCTGGGCCGCCGAGCGGGCCGCCGCCGTGGGCGTCGACCTCCTGATCGAGCCGATCAACGGACGTGACATGCCGGGCTACTTCCTGCACCGGCAGGCCGAGGCGCACGCTGTAGTCCAGGAGGTGGGCGCCCCGAACCTCAAGGTCCAACTCGACCTGTACCACTGCCAGATCGTGGAGGGCGACCTCACCACGACACTGCGCCGCGACCTGCCCACCGGCCGCGTCGCCCATCTGCAGATTGCCGGCGTGCCCGACCGCCACGAGCCCGACCGGGGCGAACTCGACGTCCGCCACCTGTTCGACGTCGTCGACGAGCTGGGCTTCGACGGGTGGATCGGCTGCGAGTACCACCCCCGGGCCGGTACGAGCGAGGGGCTCGGCTGGCTCAAGAACTACCGAGGAGAACACGCATGAGGATCGTCATCACCGGTGGCTTCGGCTTCCTGGGACGGCAGGTCGCCGACGCCCTGCTGGCGCGGCGCACCCTGTGCAGGGCGCCCATCGACCGCCTGGTACTCGCCGACCGGTTCGTGCCCGCCGAGGCGACGGTGGCCTCCGATCCCCTGGTGGACGTCATCCAGGGCGACCTGAGCGAGCGCCTCGACGAGATCTTCGCGCAGCCCGTGGACATCTTGATCCACCTGGCCTCAGCCGTCTCGTCCGAGTGCGAGGCCGACTTCGAACTCGGCATGAGCGCCAACCTGGACACCACCCGCGCGCTGCTGGACGCCGCCCGCGCACAGTCGGCCGCCGGCGGCCCGACGCCCCGGGTGGTGTTCTCCAGCAGCGTCGCGGTCTACGGCTCCGACCCCGCGCTGCCGCTGCCGCCCGTGGTGAGCGAGTCGACGCTGCCCACACCGCAGTCCAGCTACGGCACGCAGAAGCGCATCTGCGAGCAGCTCGTCGCCGAGTACACCCGGCGGGGCTTCGTCGACGGACGCGTGGCGCGCCTGATGACCGTGACGGTGCGGCCGGGCAAGCCGAACGCCGCCGCATCCGGCTTCCTGTCCGGCATCATCCGCGAGCCCCTCGCGGGGCTGCCCGCCATCTGCCCGGTCAGCCCCGACCTGCGGGTCGCCCTGGCCTCGCCGCGGCGCACCGTCGAAGGCATCCTGCGTATCGCCGAGGCCGGGCGCGGCAGTGGCCCCGGTGAGCTGGAGGGCGG
This Streptomyces sp. NBC_01283 DNA region includes the following protein-coding sequences:
- a CDS encoding MFS transporter, which gives rise to MPTPTATAETPDLARENAVFRKVVLRIVPFLILCYVFSYLDRVNVGFAKLQMSEDLGLSEAAYGLGAGLFFIGYFIFEVPSNLMLQRVGARTWIARIMITWGLVSGAFSFVTNETAFYVLRFLLGAAEAGFYPGVILYCTYWFPSHRRARVIAMFMSAIPVAGIFGNPLSGWIMDSFDGVSGWHGWQWMFMLEAIPALLIGVATVFYLDNGVRSATWLSEEEKDIVEAAIAKDTAHQKHGRVWDGFRDPKVWLMCLIYFCFVMGQYALTFWMPTFVKSTGIDDNLTIGVLSAVPFLAALVAMNLFGRSADKRRERRWHLVVPSLMGALGFSLAAGWSGSTVLSLIALSFAAAGVLTCAPLFWSLPTAFLGGTAAAAGLALINSVGNLAGFVSPYMIGGLKDATGSTSIPMYVLALSLVIGAVAVLTTKKEVVNR
- the otnI gene encoding 2-oxo-tetronate isomerase → MPRFAANLSMMYTEHDFPDRFAAASADGFEAVEYLFPYAYDAAELRRRLDDHGLRQVLFNAPPGAWESGERGIASLPGREGELRSGIERALEYAAVLGCGQVHVMAGLLPQRSTPDQRAAHRATYLANLAWAAERAAAVGVDLLIEPINGRDMPGYFLHRQAEAHAVVQEVGAPNLKVQLDLYHCQIVEGDLTTTLRRDLPTGRVAHLQIAGVPDRHEPDRGELDVRHLFDVVDELGFDGWIGCEYHPRAGTSEGLGWLKNYRGEHA
- the denD gene encoding D-erythronate dehydrogenase, with product MRIVITGGFGFLGRQVADALLARRTLCRAPIDRLVLADRFVPAEATVASDPLVDVIQGDLSERLDEIFAQPVDILIHLASAVSSECEADFELGMSANLDTTRALLDAARAQSAAGGPTPRVVFSSSVAVYGSDPALPLPPVVSESTLPTPQSSYGTQKRICEQLVAEYTRRGFVDGRVARLMTVTVRPGKPNAAASGFLSGIIREPLAGLPAICPVSPDLRVALASPRRTVEGILRIAEAGRGSGPGELEGGLPVNLPALTVTVAEMLDTLRRVAGDAVADRVTLSPDPAVEAIVGSWPAAFDNARATALGLRPDESFESVVRAYVEDHPEAVRSADLPAAGAIGARRID